A window of the Kosakonia sp. BYX6 genome harbors these coding sequences:
- a CDS encoding NAD-dependent succinate-semialdehyde dehydrogenase yields MAYQTVNPFNNQLIKEYPSHSDADIEVALRQADALYHSSWSKGSIDQRLSVLHKLADLLESQQEELAKIASREMGKLIAQSRSEVQLCAQIARYYADNAKQFLAPVKYQSELGDAWVEHHPIGIIMAVEPWNFPYYQLMRVLAPNLAAGNPVMCKHASIVPQCADSFAHLVREAGAPEGAWTNLFISSDQVSAIIADPRVQGAALTGSEKAGSAVAAQAAKHIKKATLELGGNDVFIVLDDADIDKAVEVGVQARLANAGQVCTAAKRFIVHQDVSDQFLRKFTDAFQQVKMGDPLDEGTTLGPLSSKEALDTLSQQVSEAVQKGAKLHFGGKPAKSEGNFFEPTILTNITRDNPAYFEEFFGPVAQVYVVNNDEEVVRLANDSHYGLGGAIFSRNIQRAKQMASRIETGMVYINWLTDTAAELPFGGVKRSGFGRELSDLGIKEFVNQKLVVVRQ; encoded by the coding sequence ATGGCTTACCAGACAGTGAATCCTTTTAACAATCAGCTCATTAAAGAGTACCCAAGCCACAGCGATGCAGACATTGAGGTGGCGCTGCGCCAGGCCGATGCCCTTTACCATTCGTCATGGTCAAAGGGAAGCATTGACCAGCGGCTGTCGGTGCTGCACAAACTGGCTGACTTATTGGAAAGCCAGCAGGAAGAGCTGGCAAAAATCGCCAGCCGCGAAATGGGTAAATTGATCGCGCAAAGCCGCAGCGAAGTACAACTTTGCGCGCAGATCGCCCGCTACTACGCGGATAACGCCAAACAATTCCTCGCGCCGGTGAAGTATCAATCTGAACTCGGCGATGCCTGGGTTGAGCATCATCCCATCGGCATCATCATGGCGGTTGAACCCTGGAACTTCCCTTATTACCAACTGATGCGCGTACTGGCGCCGAATCTTGCCGCCGGGAACCCGGTGATGTGTAAACACGCCAGCATCGTGCCGCAATGTGCCGACTCTTTTGCTCACCTGGTGCGTGAAGCCGGGGCGCCGGAAGGAGCATGGACCAACCTGTTTATTTCGTCGGATCAGGTTTCAGCGATCATTGCTGATCCACGTGTGCAGGGCGCGGCGCTAACCGGCTCGGAAAAAGCGGGGAGCGCGGTGGCAGCCCAGGCGGCGAAACATATTAAGAAAGCGACCCTTGAACTGGGCGGTAACGATGTGTTTATCGTGCTGGATGACGCGGATATCGATAAAGCGGTGGAAGTGGGGGTGCAGGCGCGTTTGGCTAACGCCGGGCAGGTCTGTACCGCTGCGAAGCGCTTTATTGTGCATCAGGACGTCTCCGATCAGTTCCTGCGCAAATTCACCGACGCTTTTCAGCAGGTGAAAATGGGCGATCCGCTCGATGAGGGCACGACGCTCGGTCCGCTCTCTTCAAAAGAGGCGCTGGATACGCTGAGCCAGCAGGTGAGTGAAGCGGTACAGAAAGGGGCGAAACTGCACTTCGGCGGGAAACCAGCGAAAAGCGAGGGTAACTTCTTCGAACCGACCATTTTGACCAATATCACGCGGGATAACCCAGCGTACTTCGAAGAGTTCTTTGGGCCGGTTGCGCAGGTTTATGTGGTCAATAACGACGAGGAAGTGGTACGGCTTGCCAATGATTCGCACTATGGTCTTGGCGGGGCGATCTTCAGCCGCAATATTCAGCGTGCCAAACAGATGGCGTCGCGTATTGAAACCGGTATGGTCTATATCAATTGGTTGACCGATACCGCCGCAGAACTGCCGTTCGGCGGGGTGAAACGCTCCGGCTTTGGCCGCGAACTTTCTGATTTAGGGATTAAAGAATTTGTGAACCAGAAACTGGTGGTTGTGCGGCAGTAG
- a CDS encoding polymorphic toxin type 44 domain-containing protein, whose protein sequence is MAVIPLLPEEGFALIYRNMREARIKGMPRNMALPQTYYWFYQQVRNKGPWDYKQWARNLANFGNFNYGAAGFAAGIPEEILYIGAGFAQSRAKTALPHWGAWYGKFPYGDDPHDQFWIKQGIDYARKHGY, encoded by the coding sequence ATGGCCGTAATACCGCTATTACCAGAGGAAGGTTTTGCTCTGATTTATAGAAATATGCGCGAAGCACGTATTAAAGGTATGCCGAGAAATATGGCATTACCACAAACCTATTATTGGTTTTATCAGCAAGTAAGAAATAAAGGCCCCTGGGACTACAAGCAATGGGCCAGAAATCTGGCTAATTTTGGCAATTTTAATTATGGAGCCGCAGGTTTTGCAGCAGGCATTCCTGAAGAAATTCTCTATATAGGAGCAGGTTTTGCACAATCCAGGGCGAAAACTGCCTTGCCGCATTGGGGGGCGTGGTATGGTAAGTTTCCCTACGGGGATGATCCTCACGATCAGTTTTGGATAAAACAGGGAATAGATTATGCGCGCAAGCATGGTTATTAA
- a CDS encoding VOC family protein produces the protein MEEATRFLTEALGAELIYQSVSPQDKDLDNDAQQKTLRLVPGTVVKAVSMLKLQHGPGIELFEMQGPSQRGPLRANDFGLQHFAVYADDIDAALQRFADAGGEVFTAPQPLGFATEKGEGNCFCYGSTPWGSIVEFISRPSPMPYEHETPLRRWTP, from the coding sequence ATCGAAGAAGCCACCCGTTTTCTTACAGAGGCGCTGGGCGCGGAGCTAATTTACCAGTCCGTTTCGCCGCAGGATAAAGACCTGGATAACGACGCGCAGCAAAAGACGTTGCGTCTGGTGCCGGGTACGGTGGTGAAAGCGGTGAGCATGTTGAAATTGCAACACGGCCCCGGAATTGAACTGTTTGAAATGCAAGGGCCGTCGCAACGCGGGCCACTACGGGCGAACGATTTTGGCCTGCAACATTTTGCGGTGTATGCCGACGATATCGATGCCGCGTTGCAACGCTTTGCGGATGCGGGCGGCGAGGTGTTTACCGCGCCGCAGCCGCTGGGTTTTGCGACCGAGAAAGGCGAAGGCAACTGCTTTTGCTATGGCAGCACGCCGTGGGGCAGCATCGTCGAGTTTATCTCGCGGCCCTCGCCGATGCCTTACGAACACGAAACCCCGCTTCGCCGCTGGACGCCGTAA
- a CDS encoding M20 peptidase aminoacylase family protein encodes MSRTLEHFNYLHQIPELGFEEYKTSAYIAGVLEAAGYQVTRQVNNTTGIVAVLDSGKLGPTLALRADMDALGHIIDGEHVARHTCGHDGHSTVVLTTAQEVMAEGVVKKGKLKFIFQPAEELGTGAIALTEGGVLDDVDMLLGFHLRPIEECPMGQAVPAMYYSASATVEVMFHGKAAHAARPHLGVNALDAAAHAVQAVNGIHLAPSLTWSAKATRFLCDAGVTNSIPDKAQVCWDLRAAENEAMDALKPQVLRAIESSAAAYGARAEIRIMKEMPAAIIDDDATAVVSRAIRSVFGDAGLTAPKSTPGSEDFFHYLRLRPQVKGGFWGLGANLAPGLHHPEMHFDRDALALGVKVFKACVQDVLG; translated from the coding sequence GTGTCACGCACATTAGAACACTTTAATTACCTGCATCAGATCCCGGAACTCGGGTTCGAAGAGTACAAAACCTCCGCCTATATCGCAGGCGTACTGGAGGCGGCGGGCTACCAGGTCACGCGCCAGGTGAACAATACCACCGGCATTGTTGCCGTGCTGGACAGCGGTAAACTTGGGCCAACGCTGGCGCTGCGCGCCGATATGGACGCGCTCGGGCACATCATTGATGGCGAGCATGTGGCGCGCCACACCTGCGGCCACGATGGTCACTCAACCGTGGTGCTGACCACCGCACAGGAAGTGATGGCTGAAGGCGTGGTGAAAAAGGGCAAACTGAAGTTTATCTTCCAGCCCGCAGAAGAGTTGGGTACCGGGGCGATTGCCCTGACCGAAGGTGGGGTGCTGGACGATGTGGATATGTTGCTCGGTTTCCATTTGCGCCCGATAGAAGAGTGCCCAATGGGCCAGGCCGTTCCGGCGATGTACTACTCCGCTTCAGCCACTGTTGAAGTGATGTTCCACGGCAAAGCGGCGCACGCGGCGCGTCCGCACTTAGGGGTGAATGCGCTGGACGCTGCCGCGCACGCCGTTCAGGCGGTGAACGGCATTCACCTTGCGCCGTCGCTCACCTGGAGCGCGAAAGCCACGCGTTTTCTCTGCGACGCCGGGGTGACCAACTCAATTCCTGATAAAGCGCAGGTGTGCTGGGATCTGCGTGCAGCAGAGAACGAGGCGATGGATGCTTTGAAACCGCAGGTGCTGCGCGCTATCGAAAGTAGCGCGGCGGCGTATGGCGCACGGGCTGAAATCCGCATCATGAAAGAGATGCCCGCCGCCATCATTGATGATGATGCCACGGCGGTGGTCTCCCGTGCGATCCGTAGCGTGTTTGGCGACGCGGGTTTGACCGCGCCGAAATCCACCCCTGGCAGCGAAGACTTCTTCCACTACCTGCGCCTGCGCCCGCAAGTGAAGGGCGGTTTCTGGGGATTGGGCGCCAACCTTGCGCCCGGTTTACATCACCCGGAGATGCACTTCGATCGCGACGCGCTGGCACTCGGCGTTAAAGTGTTTAAAGCCTGCGTGCAGGATGTGCTCGGTTGA
- a CDS encoding YjiG family protein encodes MSNTAKASGNPFDIFVIGARKGFNIAINNLMPNVLMAYVIAEMLNLLGVMQIIGHVCAPLMGLFGLPGEAITVLLTAWLSSSAGTGVAISLLSKGQLDVGQITILAPAIFLMGSQLQYMGRLLGVADVPKKYWPLLMAVSILNAVIAMLIMRVIA; translated from the coding sequence ATGAGTAATACCGCCAAAGCCTCTGGCAACCCGTTTGATATTTTCGTTATTGGCGCGCGTAAAGGTTTTAATATCGCCATCAATAACCTGATGCCGAATGTATTAATGGCCTACGTGATTGCCGAAATGCTCAATTTATTGGGCGTGATGCAGATTATTGGCCATGTTTGCGCGCCGTTAATGGGGCTGTTCGGCCTGCCGGGCGAAGCTATCACCGTGCTGCTCACCGCCTGGCTTTCGTCCTCGGCGGGCACCGGCGTGGCCATCAGCCTGCTGAGCAAAGGCCAGCTTGATGTCGGCCAAATCACCATTCTCGCGCCCGCTATCTTTTTGATGGGATCGCAACTCCAGTATATGGGCCGCCTGCTGGGTGTGGCCGATGTGCCGAAGAAGTACTGGCCGTTACTGATGGCCGTCAGCATTCTCAACGCCGTTATCGCTATGCTGATCATGCGCGTTATTGCCTGA
- a CDS encoding nucleoside recognition domain-containing protein has translation MSESKTLEQPANETAEEWKVGPGAWISLVIVLLVFSGFFFKVDGMAWLGAFDFTTLGGAFGTMKSPETNTFIGSGGISAKAGFLFALSLVPTVMLALGLLEIFTHYGAIRAAHKLLTPLLKPLLGIPGYTGLALITDLQSTDAGAALTKELYDSEKITRKDVVIMGAWQYSGAGLINNYFSIGSAMFASLTIPIIIPLVLMFALKFVGAAVVRLALNTVYKRDFDNE, from the coding sequence ATGAGCGAATCGAAAACGTTGGAGCAGCCCGCCAATGAAACGGCAGAGGAATGGAAAGTAGGGCCAGGCGCCTGGATATCGCTAGTGATTGTGCTGCTGGTGTTTTCCGGTTTCTTTTTCAAAGTTGACGGCATGGCGTGGCTGGGCGCGTTCGACTTCACCACCCTCGGCGGTGCGTTCGGCACCATGAAATCGCCGGAAACTAACACGTTTATCGGCAGCGGCGGCATCAGCGCGAAAGCCGGTTTTCTCTTTGCGCTATCGCTGGTGCCAACGGTGATGCTGGCGCTGGGGCTGCTGGAGATCTTCACCCATTACGGTGCTATTCGCGCGGCGCATAAGCTGCTGACACCGCTGCTCAAACCTTTACTCGGTATTCCGGGCTACACGGGACTTGCGCTGATCACCGATTTGCAAAGCACCGATGCGGGCGCGGCGTTAACCAAAGAGCTGTACGACAGCGAAAAAATTACCCGTAAAGACGTGGTGATTATGGGGGCGTGGCAATATTCCGGCGCGGGGTTAATTAATAACTATTTTTCGATTGGCTCGGCGATGTTCGCCTCATTAACCATCCCGATTATTATTCCGCTGGTACTAATGTTTGCCCTCAAATTTGTTGGCGCCGCCGTGGTTCGCCTGGCATTAAATACTGTTTATAAGAGGGATTTCGATAATGAGTAA
- a CDS encoding LysR substrate-binding domain-containing protein has translation MFQDKQVGYLYEVGNQGGIRRAADILGVNPSVVSRQIAQLERALQLPLLERRGRNVVLTEAGRLLAEDYFASRQRREKLESQLKDLRHMRGGTLSVRIGGGLITAFIEGVMREFAQSYPQVFVDIVVGSMQEMLNDIVSGEADMALAFGPIGTPELKRHSFQWGPICAVVSPGHPIADRQRITIEELVEHPLIALTENFGLQRHMNAMFKSQGLQFHPAYRCNQFSTAMGLSQAGLGISFMTAYAAADPIREGRLVAVPLDHPIASSAQCHLLRNSDRRFTPAAHHMWRLLHNAFRDK, from the coding sequence ATGTTTCAGGACAAACAGGTCGGTTATTTGTATGAAGTGGGGAACCAGGGCGGCATTCGTCGCGCGGCGGATATCCTCGGCGTTAACCCGTCGGTCGTGAGCCGGCAGATAGCCCAACTGGAACGCGCGCTACAGCTTCCATTGCTGGAGCGGCGCGGGCGCAACGTGGTGCTAACCGAAGCCGGGCGCCTGCTGGCAGAAGACTATTTCGCCAGCCGCCAGCGGCGCGAAAAGCTGGAAAGCCAGCTTAAAGATCTGCGCCATATGCGCGGCGGAACCCTTTCAGTGCGCATTGGCGGCGGGTTAATTACCGCGTTTATTGAAGGCGTGATGCGCGAATTTGCGCAATCCTACCCGCAGGTGTTTGTCGATATCGTGGTCGGTAGCATGCAGGAAATGCTCAACGATATCGTCAGTGGTGAAGCGGATATGGCGCTGGCCTTCGGCCCGATTGGCACGCCAGAACTTAAACGCCACAGCTTCCAGTGGGGGCCGATTTGCGCGGTGGTATCGCCCGGGCATCCCATCGCCGATCGTCAACGCATCACCATTGAGGAACTGGTCGAGCATCCGCTGATTGCGCTGACCGAAAACTTCGGCCTGCAACGGCATATGAATGCGATGTTTAAAAGCCAGGGGCTGCAATTTCACCCCGCGTATCGCTGTAACCAATTTTCCACCGCTATGGGGTTAAGCCAGGCAGGGTTGGGGATTTCGTTTATGACGGCGTATGCCGCCGCCGATCCTATCCGCGAAGGCCGGCTTGTCGCGGTGCCGCTCGATCACCCGATTGCCAGCAGCGCGCAGTGCCATTTGCTACGCAACTCTGACCGGCGTTTTACCCCGGCGGCCCACCATATGTGGCGGCTTCTGCACAATGCGTTTCGCGATAAGTAA
- a CDS encoding type II toxin-antitoxin system YafQ family toxin, translated as MGKSKRAPLPYRSDYTKTFVKAWARYNKAGRRDMHETAAIMSMVLSGNPLPAQYSDHALTGDMQGFRELHIGGDYLLVYRVDDEKHLVVFTDLGTHAELFE; from the coding sequence ATGGGAAAGAGTAAACGCGCGCCACTTCCTTACCGCTCTGATTACACGAAAACGTTTGTTAAAGCCTGGGCTCGATACAACAAAGCGGGTCGCAGAGATATGCACGAGACGGCAGCCATTATGTCTATGGTGCTCTCTGGCAATCCGCTTCCCGCGCAATACAGCGACCACGCCTTGACCGGGGATATGCAAGGTTTTCGTGAACTGCATATAGGTGGCGATTATCTTCTTGTTTATCGAGTTGATGACGAAAAACATCTGGTGGTGTTTACCGATTTGGGCACCCACGCTGAGCTTTTCGAATAA
- a CDS encoding type II toxin-antitoxin system RelB/DinJ family antitoxin, with amino-acid sequence MDSVIRSRIDSELKARAGLVLESCGLNWSTAIRLFAEQIVKNEGIPFEVTRRPTARLRNAMNEADEITAHQHGRFDGVDQLMDSLNDGKE; translated from the coding sequence ATGGATTCCGTTATCCGATCGCGAATCGACAGCGAACTTAAAGCGCGCGCCGGGCTGGTACTTGAAAGCTGCGGCCTCAACTGGAGTACGGCGATACGTTTGTTTGCTGAGCAAATAGTCAAAAACGAAGGCATCCCATTTGAAGTTACCCGCAGGCCAACCGCGCGCTTACGCAACGCGATGAATGAAGCCGATGAGATCACCGCACACCAGCATGGACGCTTTGATGGTGTTGACCAGCTAATGGACAGCTTAAACGATGGGAAAGAGTAA
- a CDS encoding DUF445 domain-containing protein, whose amino-acid sequence MEKLAELKRAKRLALTLLLIAAATFVTTLFLPPNFWVSGIKAIAEAAMVGAMADWFAVVALFHRVPIPFISRHTAIIPRNKDRIGDNLGQFVQEKFLDTQSLVALIHRHQPAQMIGVWFSQPENARRVGVHLLQVMSGFLEMADDSRIQRLLRRAVHKAIDKVDLTETSALMLESLTRNNRHQKLLDTLISQLIALLQRESSRTFIARQVVHWLETDHPMKAKILPKEWLGEQSAELVSDAVNSLLDDINADRTHQIRQAFDRATLKLIANLKTDPEMAERAENIKEYLKNDEAFNRYVGEMWADLRDWMKADMQSDDSRMQKRISDAGLWFGETLLADGALRASLNEHLEQAAHRVAPDFAAFLTRHISDTVKSWDARDMSHQVELNIGKDLQFIRINGTLVGGSIGLILYLLSQLPALLHVSAF is encoded by the coding sequence ATGGAAAAGTTAGCCGAACTTAAGCGCGCCAAACGACTGGCGTTGACGTTGTTGCTGATTGCGGCGGCGACATTTGTCACCACATTATTCCTGCCGCCTAACTTTTGGGTGAGCGGGATAAAAGCCATTGCTGAAGCGGCGATGGTCGGCGCCATGGCCGACTGGTTTGCTGTGGTGGCGCTGTTTCACCGCGTGCCGATCCCCTTTATCTCTCGCCATACGGCGATTATTCCGCGTAACAAAGATCGCATCGGCGACAATCTCGGCCAGTTCGTGCAGGAGAAATTTCTCGACACCCAATCGCTGGTCGCGCTGATTCATCGCCATCAGCCCGCGCAGATGATCGGCGTCTGGTTCAGCCAGCCGGAAAACGCCCGCCGCGTTGGGGTTCATCTGCTGCAAGTGATGAGCGGTTTTCTGGAAATGGCCGACGATAGCCGCATCCAGCGCCTGTTGCGCCGCGCGGTACATAAAGCGATCGACAAAGTGGATCTAACGGAAACCAGCGCACTGATGCTGGAAAGCCTGACGCGCAATAATCGCCATCAGAAGCTGCTGGATACGCTGATTAGCCAACTGATTGCGCTGTTGCAGCGAGAAAGCTCCCGCACCTTTATTGCCCGCCAGGTCGTGCACTGGCTGGAAACCGATCATCCGATGAAAGCGAAAATCCTGCCGAAAGAGTGGCTGGGGGAACAGAGCGCCGAGCTGGTTTCCGATGCGGTCAATTCGCTGCTGGATGATATCAACGCCGACCGCACGCACCAGATTCGCCAGGCATTTGATCGCGCCACACTGAAGCTGATCGCCAATCTGAAAACCGATCCAGAGATGGCCGAACGCGCGGAAAACATCAAAGAGTACCTGAAAAATGATGAAGCCTTTAACCGTTATGTCGGTGAAATGTGGGCGGATCTGCGCGACTGGATGAAAGCGGATATGCAATCCGACGACTCGCGAATGCAAAAGCGCATCAGCGACGCGGGTTTATGGTTTGGCGAAACGCTGCTGGCGGACGGCGCACTGCGCGCCTCGCTCAATGAGCACCTGGAACAGGCCGCGCACCGCGTGGCGCCAGATTTTGCCGCCTTCCTGACGCGCCATATTAGCGACACGGTGAAAAGCTGGGACGCGCGCGATATGTCCCATCAGGTTGAGCTGAATATCGGCAAAGACCTGCAATTTATTCGGATCAACGGTACGTTGGTGGGCGGCTCGATTGGCTTGATTTTGTATCTGTTGTCACAGCTTCCCGCGCTGCTGCACGTTTCCGCTTTCTGA
- a CDS encoding double-cubane-cluster-containing anaerobic reductase: MTLITALPEVFEHFSDARQKGFLTVMDLKEQGIPLVGTYCTFMPQEIAMAAGAVVVSLCSTNDETIEEAEKDLPRNLCPLIKSSYGFGKTDKCPYFYFSDLVVGETTCDGKKKMYEYMAEFKAVHVMQLPNSAADAASRALWKAEIKRLQQAIEHRFGQPISEAALRDAIVLKNRERRALANFYRVGQLNPPALSGTDILKVVYGATFRFDKEALIDELNTMAERVRAEWQAGKRLDARPRILITGCPIGGAAEKVVRAIEENGGWVVGYENCTGAKATERCVEESGDVYDALTDKYLAIGCSCISPNNERLTLLSQMVEEYQADGVIDVILQACHTYAVESLAIKRHVRQQHNIPYMAIETDYSTSDIGQLSTRVAAFIEML; this comes from the coding sequence ATGACGCTAATCACCGCACTCCCGGAGGTGTTCGAACACTTCTCCGACGCCCGCCAGAAGGGCTTTCTCACCGTAATGGATCTGAAAGAGCAAGGCATTCCGCTGGTTGGCACCTACTGCACTTTTATGCCGCAAGAGATCGCCATGGCCGCCGGCGCGGTGGTGGTATCGCTCTGTTCGACAAATGATGAAACCATCGAAGAAGCGGAAAAAGATCTGCCGCGCAATCTCTGCCCGTTAATCAAAAGCAGCTACGGTTTTGGCAAAACCGACAAATGCCCCTACTTCTATTTTTCCGATTTGGTGGTCGGCGAAACGACCTGCGACGGCAAGAAAAAAATGTACGAGTACATGGCGGAATTCAAAGCCGTGCACGTGATGCAACTACCGAATAGCGCTGCGGACGCCGCTTCTCGCGCCCTGTGGAAAGCCGAAATTAAGCGTTTGCAACAGGCCATCGAACACCGTTTTGGTCAGCCGATCAGCGAAGCCGCGCTGCGTGACGCCATCGTGCTGAAAAACCGCGAACGCCGCGCACTGGCGAACTTCTACCGTGTCGGGCAACTTAATCCGCCCGCATTGAGCGGCACGGACATCCTGAAAGTGGTTTACGGCGCGACCTTCCGTTTCGATAAAGAAGCCCTGATCGATGAGCTAAATACCATGGCCGAACGCGTGCGCGCCGAGTGGCAAGCCGGAAAACGTCTCGACGCTCGCCCGCGCATATTGATCACCGGCTGCCCGATTGGCGGCGCGGCGGAAAAAGTGGTGCGCGCAATCGAGGAGAATGGTGGTTGGGTGGTCGGTTACGAGAACTGCACCGGCGCGAAAGCCACCGAGCGCTGCGTCGAGGAGAGCGGCGATGTTTACGACGCGCTGACCGACAAATATCTCGCCATCGGCTGCTCGTGCATTTCGCCCAACAACGAACGTTTAACATTGCTCAGCCAGATGGTGGAAGAGTACCAGGCTGACGGGGTGATCGACGTGATTTTGCAGGCTTGCCACACCTACGCCGTGGAGTCGCTCGCCATCAAACGCCACGTGCGCCAGCAGCACAACATTCCCTATATGGCGATCGAAACCGATTACTCAACGTCCGATATCGGGCAACTCAGTACCCGCGTCGCCGCATTTATTGAGATGCTATAA
- the yjiL gene encoding putative 2-hydroxyacyl-CoA dehydratase activator YjiL (YjiL, as found in Escherichia coli, is a homolog of the activator ATPases of enzymes such as lactoyl-CoA dehydratase, (R)-phenyllactate dehydratase, and 2-hydroxyisocaproyl-CoA dehydratase. The typical substrate of those enzymes is acyl-CoA with an OH at the beta-position. YjiL is the putative activator for the cognate protein YjiM, a putative 2-hydroxyacyl-CoA dehydratase with unknown specificity, encoded by the adjacent gene.), with amino-acid sequence MAFTVGIDSGSTTTKGILLDGDTIVRRFLCPTSFRPATSIIEAWETLREGLAEAPFLTLTGYGRQLVDFADKQVTEISCHGLGARLLLPQTRTVIDIGGQDSKVIELDEQGNLTDFLMNDKCAAGTGRFLDVISRTLGTQVEQLDAITEGVEPHPLTSMCTVFAESEVISLRSSGIAPEAILAGVINAMARRSAHFIARLSTQGPLLFTGGVSHCATFRRMLAGHLNSDVLTHDDAQYAGALGAALIGQRQRKR; translated from the coding sequence GTGGCTTTTACGGTAGGTATTGATTCCGGCTCGACGACCACGAAAGGCATTTTGCTCGACGGCGACACTATTGTGCGGCGTTTTCTCTGCCCAACGTCGTTTCGCCCGGCGACCTCGATTATTGAGGCGTGGGAAACATTGCGTGAAGGTCTGGCTGAGGCGCCGTTTCTGACGCTCACCGGTTACGGGCGGCAACTGGTGGATTTTGCCGATAAGCAGGTCACCGAGATCTCTTGCCACGGCCTCGGCGCGCGCCTGTTGCTGCCGCAGACGCGCACGGTGATTGATATCGGCGGCCAGGACAGCAAAGTGATTGAGTTGGATGAGCAGGGGAATCTCACCGACTTTCTGATGAATGATAAATGCGCCGCCGGAACCGGGCGTTTTCTGGATGTGATTTCCCGCACGCTAGGCACCCAGGTGGAGCAACTGGACGCGATTACCGAAGGCGTGGAACCGCATCCGCTGACCAGTATGTGCACAGTGTTTGCCGAATCGGAAGTGATCAGCTTGCGATCGTCCGGCATTGCGCCGGAAGCGATCCTCGCCGGGGTGATCAACGCGATGGCGCGGCGTAGCGCGCATTTTATCGCACGCCTTTCCACCCAAGGGCCGCTGCTGTTCACCGGCGGTGTCAGCCACTGCGCCACTTTTCGCCGCATGTTAGCCGGGCATTTAAACAGCGACGTGTTGACCCATGACGACGCGCAGTACGCTGGCGCACTGGGCGCGGCGCTGATCGGTCAGCGACAAAGGAAGCGCTAA
- a CDS encoding DUF3343 domain-containing protein — translation MAEYLLLFHNTPGVLQTRKALQTAGMTFRVQDIPRQLRGGCGLCIRVHCPPGEEKQWQIPGVTQAIYQCVDEEFVLVG, via the coding sequence ATGGCGGAGTACCTGTTGTTGTTCCATAACACGCCTGGCGTGCTGCAAACCCGTAAAGCGTTACAGACCGCCGGAATGACATTTCGCGTACAGGATATTCCGCGCCAGTTACGCGGTGGCTGCGGGTTGTGCATCCGCGTTCACTGCCCGCCGGGCGAGGAAAAGCAATGGCAAATCCCTGGCGTCACGCAGGCCATTTATCAGTGTGTCGATGAGGAGTTTGTGCTGGTTGGGTGA